The Takifugu flavidus isolate HTHZ2018 chromosome 17, ASM371156v2, whole genome shotgun sequence genome contains a region encoding:
- the LOC130513623 gene encoding sodium channel protein type 4 subunit alpha-like isoform X8: MAGCVFPMGPESFQRFTPDSLAAIEQRIIQEEARLKKQYKEDLGDVELPQARPDLEAGKQLPRIFADIPSHLVGVPLEDIDPYYFRDKRTFIVLNKGKAIFRFSATSALYFFSPFHPVRRIAIKILVHSLFSLFIMCTILTNCCFMAMSEPANWAKYLEYTFTGIYTFESLIKILARGFCVGPFTFLRDPWNWLDFSVIVMAYVTEFVDLGNVSALRTFRVLRALKTISVIPGLKTIVGALIQSVKKLADVMILTVFCLSVFALIGLQLFMGNLRQKCVRSTAHCVNDSLPANASFFCNNKTWTSMKDFINEEENFYKAEGAKDALICGNGSDAGKCPDGFECLKTGRNPNYGYTSFDTFGWAFLSLFRLMTQDCWENLYHQTLRSAGKTYMVFFVVVIFLGSFYLINLILAVVAMAYEEQNQATIVEECQKEREFQVAMERLKKDQQAAAQKALDSDSVMSPELSPFALPLDHQEGRRQSQVLVGVAEAEANLSEEKLLQVDVTDGGKPVHPLLARSFSAKTRRSSQVSSIFNFRLRSRGSEGEMADDEYSVPEDVIEGVGGGTYSGGTFSGILSHPWPKRRPSTYSTTSRSSQVFYPTLNINGKLFVTMDQNGVSPPPLQGQLPACTMEKVKEESAPTSTTELSTMLLPRPSSLQGSVSRGRALSAASYLTDAMEELEEAHKRCHPCWYAFAHRFLVWECCPCWLKVKQLVKVMVMDPFLDLAITICIVLNTLFMAMEHYPMTEEFNGMLSIGNLVFSGIFTAEMVLKIIALDPYYYFQTGWNIFDSIIVCLSLMELGLSNVEGLSVLRSFRLLRVFKLARSWPTLNTLIKIIGNSMGALGNLTLVLAIIVFIFAVVGMQLFGKNYQDCVCKISKDCTLPRWHMKDFFHSFLIVFRVLCGEWIESMWDCMEVAGQPLCILVFMLVMVIGNLVLLNLFLALLLSSFSSDNLSAPDEDGEMNNLQIAIHRITRGLAWCRKQVVDFFNGNLKRRRQKQKEAKAMMKLKRLSSIHMEVNGAVIGRQMEKYVPPEDDSYMTNPNLTISVPIAPGESDVEFPEDEDEDGEEEEESEASQEEEEREEKDEVSLSEGSTVDLRKPGEEEDEYSEMAEEAMDPENCFPDVCVARFQCCDLNTTAGLGQMWWRTRKTCYQIVEHSWFESFIIFMILLSSGALAFEDIYIEQRKVVKVILEYADKIFTYIFILEMLLKWLAYGFKKYFTNYWCWLDFLIVDVSLISLVANTLGYSDFAAIKSLRTLRALRPLRALSRFEGMRVVVNALIGAIPSIMNVLLVCLIFWLIFSIMGVNLFAGKFGRCVNRTGHIYEAAFINNKSECEALNDTSLFYWTKVKVNFDNVGAGYLALLQVATFKGWTDIMFAAVDSRAVEEQPIKEVNLYMYLYFVIFIIFGSFFTLNLFIGVIIDNFNQQKRKIRGQDIFMTEEQKKYYNAMKKLGSKKPQKPIPRPLNSLQGFFFDLTGKQAFDIIIMVLIILNMITMMVETDEQSPQMEYILNNINLAFIVIFTTECLIKIVALRYYFFTVGWNIFDFVVVILSIVGIVLADIIEKYFVSPTLFRVIRLARIGRILRLIRGAKGIRTLLFALMMSLPALFNIGLLLFLVMFIYAIFGMANFAYVKRQAGIDDMFNFETFGNSMICLFQITTSAGWDTLLSPILNNSPEECNPNIPHTGTTVRGNCGNPSVGITFFVTYIIISFLIVVNMYIAIILENFSVATEESTEPLSEDDFEMFYEVWEKFDPEATQFIEYAKLSDFADSLSEPLRIAKPNKIKLISMDLPMVSGDKIHCLDILFAFTKRVLGESGEMDALKQQMEEKFMMANPSKISYEPITTTLRRKQEEVSATVIQRCYRRHLVRRQVKAASYLYRQITTPRHLRGEGAAGSEVPFGEDPPEKEGLIADMMRENYGSEMARSQTISSTSSPPSYDSVTRATSEIFAVKTDNSAEGAAGQEPDEPPPSALNSD, encoded by the exons AACTGGGCCAAGTATCTGGA GTACACCTTCACGGGCATCTACACCTTCGAGTCGCTTATCAAGATCCTGGCCAGAGGGTTCTGTGTGGGACCTTTCACCTTCCTGAGAGACCCCTGGAACTGGCTGGACTTCAGCGTCATCGTCATGGC ATATGTGACTGAGTTTGTGGACCTGGGTAATGTGTCAGCGTTAAGGACCTTCAGGGTGCTGCGAGCGCTCAAAACCATCTCGGTCATCCCAG GCCTGAAGACCATTGTCGGAGCTCTGATCCAGTCGGTGAAGAAACTCGCTGATGTGATGATCCTCACCGTCTTCTGCCTGAGCGTCTTCGCTCTCATCGGCCTGCAGCTCTTCATGGGAAACCTGCGGCAGAAGTGCGTCCGCAGCACAGCGCATTGCGTCAACGACAGCCTGCCCGCCAACGCCTCCTTCTTCTGCAACAACAAGACCTGGACGTCCATGAAGGACTTCATCAACGAAGAAG AGAACTTCTACAAGGCGGAAGGAGCCAAAGACGCGTTGATCTGTGGAAACGGCAGTGATGCAGG GAAGTGTCCAGATGGGTTTGAATGTCTGAAGACGGGTCGGAACCCCAACTATGGCTACACGAGCTTTGACACCTTTGGCTGGGCCTTCCTGTCCTTGTTCCGCCTCATGACCCAAGACTGCTGGGAAAATCTCTATCACCAG ACGCTGCGCTCTGCGGGGAAGACCTACATGGTGTTTTTCGTGGTGGTCATCTTCCTGGGCTCGTTCTACCTGATCAACCTCATCCTAGCCGTAGTTGCCATGGCATAcgaggagcagaaccaggcgaCCATCGTGGAGGAATGTCAGAAAGAACGGGAGTTCCAGGTGGCCATGGAGAGACTGAAGAaggaccagcag GCTGCCGCACAGAAAGCTCTGGACTCTGACTCGGTCATGTCGCCAGAACTTTCTCCGTTTGCTTTGCCACTGGACCACCAAGAGGGGCGGAGGCAGAGTCAGGTCCTGGTGGGCGTGGCCGAGGCGGAGGCCAACCTGTCGGAGGAAAAGCTGCTACAGGTGGACGTGACGGATGGTGGGAAG cccgTCCACCCACTCCTCGCCCGTTCCTTTTCCGCCAAGACTCGGCGAAGTAGTCAAGTCTCCTCCATCTTCAACTTCCGCTTGAGAAGCCGCGGCTCCGAAGGAGAGATGGCCGATGACGAGTACAGCGTCCCTGAAGATGTGATTGAAGGCGTGGGGGGCGGAACCTACAGTGGCGGCACCTTCAGTGGCATCCTGTCTCACCCGTGGCCCAAACGACGGCCCAGCACctacagcaccaccagcaggagCTCCCAG gtatTTTATCCCACTTTGAACATCAACGGGAAGCTGTTTGTTACCATGGACCAGAACGGAGTTTCCCCACCACCTCTACAAGGGCAGCTGCCCGCCTGCACCATGGAGAAGGTCAAGGAAGAgagt GCTCCCACATCAACCACGGAGCTCAGCACCATGCTGCTTCCTCGTCCCTCGTCTCTTCAGGGCTCTGTGAGCAGGGGCCGGGCGCTCAGTGCTGCCAGCTACCTAACGGATGCCATGGAAG agctggaggaggcccatAAGAGGTGCCATCCATGCTGGTATGCCTTCGCCCATCGTTTCCTGGTGTGGGAGTGCTGCCCCTGCTGGCTCAAGGTGAAGCAGCTGGTGAAGGTCATGGTGATGGACCCCTTCCTAGACCTGGCCATCACCATCTGCATTGTTCTCAACACACTCTTCATGGCCATGGAGCACTACCCCATGACTGAGGAGTTCAACGGCATGCTGAGCATCGGAAACCTg GTGTTCTCAGGGATCTTCAcagctgagatggtgctgaagATCATTGCTCTGGATCCGTACTACTACTTCCAGACGGGCTGGAACATCTTCGACAGCATCATCGTCTGCCTCAGCCTCATGGAGCTCGGCCTGTCCAACGTTGAGGGGCTCAGCGTGTTGCGTTCCTTCAGACTG CTTCGTGTCTTTAAGCTGGCTCGCTCGTGGCCGACCCTCAACACCTTGATCAAGATCATCGGGAACTCCATGGGCGCCCTGGGGAACCTGACCCTCGTCCTCGCCATCATCGTTTTCATCTTCGCTGTGGTCGGCATGCAGCTGTTTGGTAAAAACTACCAG GACTGCGTGTGTAAGATCTCCAAGGACTGCACTCTTCCTCGCTGGCACATGAAGGACTTTTTCCACTCCTTCCTCATTGTCTTCAGGGTGCTGTGTGGAGAGTGGATTGAGTCCATGTGGGACTGCATGGAGGTTGCTGGACAGCCTCTCTGCATCCTGGTGTTCATGCTGGTCATGGTCATCGGAAACCTGGTG CTGTTGAACCTCTTCCTggctctcctcctcagcagtttcagctctgacaaCCTCTCAGCTCCagatgaggatggagagatgaacAACCTGCAGATAGCGATCCACAGGATCACCAGAGGCCTGGCCTGGTGCCGCAAACAG GTGGTGGATTTCTTCAATGGGAACCTGAAGCGCCGCCGTCAGAAGCAGAAGGAGGCGAAGGCCATGATGAAGCTCAAGCGGCTGAGCAGCATCCACATGGAGGTCAACGGGGCCGTCATAG GGCGCCAAATGGAGAAGTACGTCCCCCCGGAGGATGACAGCTACATGACCAACCCAAACCTCACCATCAGTGTCCCCATCGCCCCCGGAGAGTCAGACGTGGAGTTTccagaagatgaggatgaagatggagaggaggaggaggagagtgaggcttctcaggaagaggaggaaagggaggag AAAGATGAAGTCAGCCTGTCAGAAGGCAGCACAGTGGACCTGAGGAAGCCcggagaggaagaagacgagTACTCGGAGATGGCGGAAGAGGCCATGGACCCTGAAAACTGTTTTCCAGACG TGTGTGTGGCCCGTTTTCAGTGCTGCGACCTCAACACGACGGCGGGACTCGGCCAGATGtggtggaggacgaggaagacgTGTTACCAGATCGTAGAACACAGCTGGTTCGAGTCCTTCATAATCTTCATGATCCTGCTCAGCTCTGGAGCActg GCCTTTGAGGACATCTACATTGAGCAGAGGAAGGTGGTGAAGGTTATTTTGGAGTACGCGGACAAGATATTCACCTACATCTTTAttctggagatgctgctgaagTGGCTCGCCTATGGCTTTAAGAAATACTTCACCAACTACTGGTGCTGGCTTGACTTCCTCATCGTTGAT GTCTCACTCATCAGTTTGGTCGCCAACACTTTGGGTTATTCTGACTTCGCAGCCATCAAGTCGCTGCGGACGCTGCGGGCCCTGCGGCCCCTCAGAGCCCTCTCCAGATTTGAAGGCATGAGG GTGGTTGTGAACGCTCTGATCGGGGCCATCCCCTCCATCATGAACGTGCTGCTGGTCTGCCTCATCTTCTGGCTCATCTTCAGCATCATGGGTGTCAACTTGTTCGCCGGCAAGTTTGGCCGCTGCGTCAACCGGACGGGCCACATCTACGAGGCCGCCTTCATAAACAACAAGTCTGAGTGTGAGGCGCTCAACGACACCTCGCTCTTCTACTGGACCAAAGTCAAGGTCAACTTCGACAACGTGGGGGCCGGATAtctggctctgctgcaggtg gcaACTTTCAAAGGTTGGACGGACATTATGTTCGCAGCAGTGGATTCACGAGCG GTGGAAGAGCAGCCCATCAAAGAGGTCAACCTCTACATGTATCTGTACtttgtcatcttcatcatctttggATCCTTCTTCACTCTTAATCTCTTCATCGGCGTCATCATCGACAACTTCAACCAGCAGAAGAGAAAGATAA GAGGACAGGACATCTTCATgacggaggagcagaagaagtaCTACAACGCTATGAAGAAACTGGGCTCCAAGAAACCCCAGAAGCCTATCCCCAGACCTCtg AACTCGCTGCAGGGCTTCTTCTTCGACCTGACGGGAAAACAGGCTTTTGATATCATCATCATGGTGCTGATCATCTTAAACATGATCACCATGATGGTGGAGACGGATGAGCAGTCCCCCCAGATGGAGTACATCCTGAACAACATCAACCTGGCCTTCATTGTCATCTTCACCACCGAGTGCCTCATCAAGATCGTGGCGCTGCGCTACTACTTTTTCACCGTTGGCTGGAACATCTTTGACTTTGTGGTTGTCATTCTCTCCATCGTTG ggATCGTCCTCGCCGACATAATTGAGAAATACTTTGTGTCCCCGACGTTGTTCCGGGTGATTCGATTGGCCCGGATCGGACGTATCCTTCGCCTCATCAGGGGTGCCAAGGGTATCCGGACCCTGCTGTTCGCCCTGATGATGTCCCTCCCTGCTCTCTTCAACATCggcctcctcctgttcctggtcATGTTCATCTACGCTATCTTTGGCATGGCCAACTTTGCCTACGTCAAACGACAGGCGGGTATCGACGACATGTTTAACTTTGAGACCTTCGGGAACAGCATGATCTGCTTATTCCAGATCACCACTTCAGCCGGATGGGACACTTTACTCAGCCCCATCCTCAACAACTCCCCGGAGGAGTGCAACCCCAACATTCCCCACACGGGCACCACCGTCAGGGGGAACTGTGGGAACCCGTCTGTGGGCATCACATTCTTCGTGACTTACATCATCATATCCTTTCTTATCGTGGTCAACATGTACATCGCCATCATCCTGGAGAACTTCAGTGTGGCCACGGAGGAGAGCACGGAGCCCCTGAGCGAGGATGACTTTGAAATGTTCTATGAGGTTTGGGAGAAGTTCGACCCAGAAGCCACACAGTTCATCGAGTACGCCAAGTTGTCGGACTTTGCAGACTCTCTGTCAGAACCACTGCGGATCGCCAAACCTAACAAGATCAAGCTGATCTCCATGGATCTGCCGATGGTCAGCGGGGACAAAATCCACTGCCTCGATATCCTCTTTGCCTTCACAAAGCGAGTCTTGGGTGAGTCGGGCGAAATGGACGCTCtcaagcagcagatggaggagaagttcATGATGGCTAATCCATCCAAGATCTCGTATGAACCGATCACCACAACgctgaggagaaaacaggagGAGGTGTCAGCCACAGTGATCCAAAGGTGCTACCGAAGGCACCTGGTGAGGCGGCAGGTGAAGGCCGCCTCCTACCTGTACCGTCAGATCACCACCCCTCGGCACCTCCGGGGCGAAGGTGCAGCTGGCAGCGAGGTCCCGTTTGGGGAGGACCCGCCTGAGAAGGAAGGGCTGATTGCTGACATGATGAGGGAAAACTACGGCTCAGAGATGGCGCGTTCCCAAACTATTTCCTCCACATCATCGCCGCCATCCTATGACAGCGTGACGCGCGCCACCTCCGAGATCTTTGCCGTCAAAACGGACAACTCAGCGGAGGGGGCGGCAGGTCAGGAGCCAGACGAACCGCCGCCGTCAGCGCTCAACTCCGACTGA
- the LOC130513623 gene encoding sodium channel protein type 4 subunit alpha-like isoform X7 — MAGCVFPMGPESFQRFTPDSLAAIEQRIIQEEARLKKQYKEDLGDVELPQARPDLEAGKQLPRIFADIPSHLVGVPLEDIDPYYFRDKRTFIVLNKGKAIFRFSATSALYFFSPFHPVRRIAIKILVHSLFSLFIMCTILTNCCFMAMSEPANWAKYLEYTFTGIYTFESLIKILARGFCVGPFTFLRDPWNWLDFSVIVMAYVTEFVDLGNVSALRTFRVLRALKTISVIPGLKTIVGALIQSVKKLADVMILTVFCLSVFALIGLQLFMGNLRQKCVRSTAHCVNDSLPANASFFCNNKTWTSMKDFINEEENFYKAEGAKDALICGNGSDAGKCPDGFECLKTGRNPNYGYTSFDTFGWAFLSLFRLMTQDCWENLYHQTLRSAGKTYMVFFVVVIFLGSFYLINLILAVVAMAYEEQNQATIVEECQKEREFQVAMERLKKDQQAAAQKALDSDSVMSPELSPFALPLDHQEGRRQSQVLVGVAEAEANLSEEKLLQVDVTDGGKPVHPLLARSFSAKTRRSSQVSSIFNFRLRSRGSEGEMADDEYSVPEDVIEGVGGGTYSGGTFSGILSHPWPKRRPSTYSTTSRSSQVFYPTLNINGKLFVTMDQNGVSPPPLQGQLPACTMEKVKEESAPTSTTELSTMLLPRPSSLQGSVSRGRALSAASYLTDAMEELEEAHKRCHPCWYAFAHRFLVWECCPCWLKVKQLVKVMVMDPFLDLAITICIVLNTLFMAMEHYPMTEEFNGMLSIGNLVFSGIFTAEMVLKIIALDPYYYFQTGWNIFDSIIVCLSLMELGLSNVEGLSVLRSFRLLRVFKLARSWPTLNTLIKIIGNSMGALGNLTLVLAIIVFIFAVVGMQLFGKNYQDCVCKISKDCTLPRWHMKDFFHSFLIVFRVLCGEWIESMWDCMEVAGQPLCILVFMLVMVIGNLVLLNLFLALLLSSFSSDNLSAPDEDGEMNNLQIAIHRITRGLAWCRKQVVDFFNGNLKRRRQKQKEAKAMMKLKRLSSIHMEVNGAVIGRQMEKYVPPEDDSYMTNPNLTISVPIAPGESDVEFPEDEDEDGEEEEESEASQEEEEREEQKDEVSLSEGSTVDLRKPGEEEDEYSEMAEEAMDPENCFPDVCVARFQCCDLNTTAGLGQMWWRTRKTCYQIVEHSWFESFIIFMILLSSGALAFEDIYIEQRKVVKVILEYADKIFTYIFILEMLLKWLAYGFKKYFTNYWCWLDFLIVDVSLISLVANTLGYSDFAAIKSLRTLRALRPLRALSRFEGMRVVVNALIGAIPSIMNVLLVCLIFWLIFSIMGVNLFAGKFGRCVNRTGHIYEAAFINNKSECEALNDTSLFYWTKVKVNFDNVGAGYLALLQVATFKGWTDIMFAAVDSRAVEEQPIKEVNLYMYLYFVIFIIFGSFFTLNLFIGVIIDNFNQQKRKIRGQDIFMTEEQKKYYNAMKKLGSKKPQKPIPRPLNSLQGFFFDLTGKQAFDIIIMVLIILNMITMMVETDEQSPQMEYILNNINLAFIVIFTTECLIKIVALRYYFFTVGWNIFDFVVVILSIVGIVLADIIEKYFVSPTLFRVIRLARIGRILRLIRGAKGIRTLLFALMMSLPALFNIGLLLFLVMFIYAIFGMANFAYVKRQAGIDDMFNFETFGNSMICLFQITTSAGWDTLLSPILNNSPEECNPNIPHTGTTVRGNCGNPSVGITFFVTYIIISFLIVVNMYIAIILENFSVATEESTEPLSEDDFEMFYEVWEKFDPEATQFIEYAKLSDFADSLSEPLRIAKPNKIKLISMDLPMVSGDKIHCLDILFAFTKRVLGESGEMDALKQQMEEKFMMANPSKISYEPITTTLRRKQEEVSATVIQRCYRRHLVRRQVKAASYLYRQITTPRHLRGEGAAGSEVPFGEDPPEKEGLIADMMRENYGSEMARSQTISSTSSPPSYDSVTRATSEIFAVKTDNSAEGAAGQEPDEPPPSALNSD; from the exons AACTGGGCCAAGTATCTGGA GTACACCTTCACGGGCATCTACACCTTCGAGTCGCTTATCAAGATCCTGGCCAGAGGGTTCTGTGTGGGACCTTTCACCTTCCTGAGAGACCCCTGGAACTGGCTGGACTTCAGCGTCATCGTCATGGC ATATGTGACTGAGTTTGTGGACCTGGGTAATGTGTCAGCGTTAAGGACCTTCAGGGTGCTGCGAGCGCTCAAAACCATCTCGGTCATCCCAG GCCTGAAGACCATTGTCGGAGCTCTGATCCAGTCGGTGAAGAAACTCGCTGATGTGATGATCCTCACCGTCTTCTGCCTGAGCGTCTTCGCTCTCATCGGCCTGCAGCTCTTCATGGGAAACCTGCGGCAGAAGTGCGTCCGCAGCACAGCGCATTGCGTCAACGACAGCCTGCCCGCCAACGCCTCCTTCTTCTGCAACAACAAGACCTGGACGTCCATGAAGGACTTCATCAACGAAGAAG AGAACTTCTACAAGGCGGAAGGAGCCAAAGACGCGTTGATCTGTGGAAACGGCAGTGATGCAGG GAAGTGTCCAGATGGGTTTGAATGTCTGAAGACGGGTCGGAACCCCAACTATGGCTACACGAGCTTTGACACCTTTGGCTGGGCCTTCCTGTCCTTGTTCCGCCTCATGACCCAAGACTGCTGGGAAAATCTCTATCACCAG ACGCTGCGCTCTGCGGGGAAGACCTACATGGTGTTTTTCGTGGTGGTCATCTTCCTGGGCTCGTTCTACCTGATCAACCTCATCCTAGCCGTAGTTGCCATGGCATAcgaggagcagaaccaggcgaCCATCGTGGAGGAATGTCAGAAAGAACGGGAGTTCCAGGTGGCCATGGAGAGACTGAAGAaggaccagcag GCTGCCGCACAGAAAGCTCTGGACTCTGACTCGGTCATGTCGCCAGAACTTTCTCCGTTTGCTTTGCCACTGGACCACCAAGAGGGGCGGAGGCAGAGTCAGGTCCTGGTGGGCGTGGCCGAGGCGGAGGCCAACCTGTCGGAGGAAAAGCTGCTACAGGTGGACGTGACGGATGGTGGGAAG cccgTCCACCCACTCCTCGCCCGTTCCTTTTCCGCCAAGACTCGGCGAAGTAGTCAAGTCTCCTCCATCTTCAACTTCCGCTTGAGAAGCCGCGGCTCCGAAGGAGAGATGGCCGATGACGAGTACAGCGTCCCTGAAGATGTGATTGAAGGCGTGGGGGGCGGAACCTACAGTGGCGGCACCTTCAGTGGCATCCTGTCTCACCCGTGGCCCAAACGACGGCCCAGCACctacagcaccaccagcaggagCTCCCAG gtatTTTATCCCACTTTGAACATCAACGGGAAGCTGTTTGTTACCATGGACCAGAACGGAGTTTCCCCACCACCTCTACAAGGGCAGCTGCCCGCCTGCACCATGGAGAAGGTCAAGGAAGAgagt GCTCCCACATCAACCACGGAGCTCAGCACCATGCTGCTTCCTCGTCCCTCGTCTCTTCAGGGCTCTGTGAGCAGGGGCCGGGCGCTCAGTGCTGCCAGCTACCTAACGGATGCCATGGAAG agctggaggaggcccatAAGAGGTGCCATCCATGCTGGTATGCCTTCGCCCATCGTTTCCTGGTGTGGGAGTGCTGCCCCTGCTGGCTCAAGGTGAAGCAGCTGGTGAAGGTCATGGTGATGGACCCCTTCCTAGACCTGGCCATCACCATCTGCATTGTTCTCAACACACTCTTCATGGCCATGGAGCACTACCCCATGACTGAGGAGTTCAACGGCATGCTGAGCATCGGAAACCTg GTGTTCTCAGGGATCTTCAcagctgagatggtgctgaagATCATTGCTCTGGATCCGTACTACTACTTCCAGACGGGCTGGAACATCTTCGACAGCATCATCGTCTGCCTCAGCCTCATGGAGCTCGGCCTGTCCAACGTTGAGGGGCTCAGCGTGTTGCGTTCCTTCAGACTG CTTCGTGTCTTTAAGCTGGCTCGCTCGTGGCCGACCCTCAACACCTTGATCAAGATCATCGGGAACTCCATGGGCGCCCTGGGGAACCTGACCCTCGTCCTCGCCATCATCGTTTTCATCTTCGCTGTGGTCGGCATGCAGCTGTTTGGTAAAAACTACCAG GACTGCGTGTGTAAGATCTCCAAGGACTGCACTCTTCCTCGCTGGCACATGAAGGACTTTTTCCACTCCTTCCTCATTGTCTTCAGGGTGCTGTGTGGAGAGTGGATTGAGTCCATGTGGGACTGCATGGAGGTTGCTGGACAGCCTCTCTGCATCCTGGTGTTCATGCTGGTCATGGTCATCGGAAACCTGGTG CTGTTGAACCTCTTCCTggctctcctcctcagcagtttcagctctgacaaCCTCTCAGCTCCagatgaggatggagagatgaacAACCTGCAGATAGCGATCCACAGGATCACCAGAGGCCTGGCCTGGTGCCGCAAACAG GTGGTGGATTTCTTCAATGGGAACCTGAAGCGCCGCCGTCAGAAGCAGAAGGAGGCGAAGGCCATGATGAAGCTCAAGCGGCTGAGCAGCATCCACATGGAGGTCAACGGGGCCGTCATAG GGCGCCAAATGGAGAAGTACGTCCCCCCGGAGGATGACAGCTACATGACCAACCCAAACCTCACCATCAGTGTCCCCATCGCCCCCGGAGAGTCAGACGTGGAGTTTccagaagatgaggatgaagatggagaggaggaggaggagagtgaggcttctcaggaagaggaggaaagggaggag CAGAAAGATGAAGTCAGCCTGTCAGAAGGCAGCACAGTGGACCTGAGGAAGCCcggagaggaagaagacgagTACTCGGAGATGGCGGAAGAGGCCATGGACCCTGAAAACTGTTTTCCAGACG TGTGTGTGGCCCGTTTTCAGTGCTGCGACCTCAACACGACGGCGGGACTCGGCCAGATGtggtggaggacgaggaagacgTGTTACCAGATCGTAGAACACAGCTGGTTCGAGTCCTTCATAATCTTCATGATCCTGCTCAGCTCTGGAGCActg GCCTTTGAGGACATCTACATTGAGCAGAGGAAGGTGGTGAAGGTTATTTTGGAGTACGCGGACAAGATATTCACCTACATCTTTAttctggagatgctgctgaagTGGCTCGCCTATGGCTTTAAGAAATACTTCACCAACTACTGGTGCTGGCTTGACTTCCTCATCGTTGAT GTCTCACTCATCAGTTTGGTCGCCAACACTTTGGGTTATTCTGACTTCGCAGCCATCAAGTCGCTGCGGACGCTGCGGGCCCTGCGGCCCCTCAGAGCCCTCTCCAGATTTGAAGGCATGAGG GTGGTTGTGAACGCTCTGATCGGGGCCATCCCCTCCATCATGAACGTGCTGCTGGTCTGCCTCATCTTCTGGCTCATCTTCAGCATCATGGGTGTCAACTTGTTCGCCGGCAAGTTTGGCCGCTGCGTCAACCGGACGGGCCACATCTACGAGGCCGCCTTCATAAACAACAAGTCTGAGTGTGAGGCGCTCAACGACACCTCGCTCTTCTACTGGACCAAAGTCAAGGTCAACTTCGACAACGTGGGGGCCGGATAtctggctctgctgcaggtg gcaACTTTCAAAGGTTGGACGGACATTATGTTCGCAGCAGTGGATTCACGAGCG GTGGAAGAGCAGCCCATCAAAGAGGTCAACCTCTACATGTATCTGTACtttgtcatcttcatcatctttggATCCTTCTTCACTCTTAATCTCTTCATCGGCGTCATCATCGACAACTTCAACCAGCAGAAGAGAAAGATAA GAGGACAGGACATCTTCATgacggaggagcagaagaagtaCTACAACGCTATGAAGAAACTGGGCTCCAAGAAACCCCAGAAGCCTATCCCCAGACCTCtg AACTCGCTGCAGGGCTTCTTCTTCGACCTGACGGGAAAACAGGCTTTTGATATCATCATCATGGTGCTGATCATCTTAAACATGATCACCATGATGGTGGAGACGGATGAGCAGTCCCCCCAGATGGAGTACATCCTGAACAACATCAACCTGGCCTTCATTGTCATCTTCACCACCGAGTGCCTCATCAAGATCGTGGCGCTGCGCTACTACTTTTTCACCGTTGGCTGGAACATCTTTGACTTTGTGGTTGTCATTCTCTCCATCGTTG ggATCGTCCTCGCCGACATAATTGAGAAATACTTTGTGTCCCCGACGTTGTTCCGGGTGATTCGATTGGCCCGGATCGGACGTATCCTTCGCCTCATCAGGGGTGCCAAGGGTATCCGGACCCTGCTGTTCGCCCTGATGATGTCCCTCCCTGCTCTCTTCAACATCggcctcctcctgttcctggtcATGTTCATCTACGCTATCTTTGGCATGGCCAACTTTGCCTACGTCAAACGACAGGCGGGTATCGACGACATGTTTAACTTTGAGACCTTCGGGAACAGCATGATCTGCTTATTCCAGATCACCACTTCAGCCGGATGGGACACTTTACTCAGCCCCATCCTCAACAACTCCCCGGAGGAGTGCAACCCCAACATTCCCCACACGGGCACCACCGTCAGGGGGAACTGTGGGAACCCGTCTGTGGGCATCACATTCTTCGTGACTTACATCATCATATCCTTTCTTATCGTGGTCAACATGTACATCGCCATCATCCTGGAGAACTTCAGTGTGGCCACGGAGGAGAGCACGGAGCCCCTGAGCGAGGATGACTTTGAAATGTTCTATGAGGTTTGGGAGAAGTTCGACCCAGAAGCCACACAGTTCATCGAGTACGCCAAGTTGTCGGACTTTGCAGACTCTCTGTCAGAACCACTGCGGATCGCCAAACCTAACAAGATCAAGCTGATCTCCATGGATCTGCCGATGGTCAGCGGGGACAAAATCCACTGCCTCGATATCCTCTTTGCCTTCACAAAGCGAGTCTTGGGTGAGTCGGGCGAAATGGACGCTCtcaagcagcagatggaggagaagttcATGATGGCTAATCCATCCAAGATCTCGTATGAACCGATCACCACAACgctgaggagaaaacaggagGAGGTGTCAGCCACAGTGATCCAAAGGTGCTACCGAAGGCACCTGGTGAGGCGGCAGGTGAAGGCCGCCTCCTACCTGTACCGTCAGATCACCACCCCTCGGCACCTCCGGGGCGAAGGTGCAGCTGGCAGCGAGGTCCCGTTTGGGGAGGACCCGCCTGAGAAGGAAGGGCTGATTGCTGACATGATGAGGGAAAACTACGGCTCAGAGATGGCGCGTTCCCAAACTATTTCCTCCACATCATCGCCGCCATCCTATGACAGCGTGACGCGCGCCACCTCCGAGATCTTTGCCGTCAAAACGGACAACTCAGCGGAGGGGGCGGCAGGTCAGGAGCCAGACGAACCGCCGCCGTCAGCGCTCAACTCCGACTGA